A single window of Thalassoroseus pseudoceratinae DNA harbors:
- a CDS encoding GNAT family N-acetyltransferase — MTKTPLKPHSPIDVEPVPKDRYPQALELFFHDNLPTVRKNLVEHWLAADASGDVPLDGLLWASVHGRPVGAAFFSRHRGSMAFVWQPIVDQSRLLIPSDPSVGEIKISLLHAIGDRLSGEEIHIGQMLTPPNETERELYRTGGFPWVTDLHYLLHTLETTTENQPPDWERISYEPGNTGQTQLFASVLERTWEQTQDCPELNGLRTGLQALDGHREGVQDDELAWSLFTHRERPIGLCLVNPREGNLSEIVYVGVVPEARGNGYGRAMVSDALRTAREQQHRGVVLAVDSRNEVARRIYRDLGFSEVDRLSVYLRLLH; from the coding sequence GTGACAAAAACGCCGCTGAAGCCGCATTCCCCGATCGACGTGGAGCCTGTTCCCAAAGACCGATACCCACAGGCATTGGAACTGTTCTTCCACGACAACTTGCCGACCGTGAGGAAGAATCTCGTCGAGCATTGGTTGGCGGCCGATGCGAGCGGCGACGTACCATTGGACGGACTGTTGTGGGCCTCAGTTCACGGGCGTCCGGTTGGGGCCGCATTCTTTTCTCGGCACCGAGGTTCGATGGCCTTCGTTTGGCAACCGATCGTTGACCAATCTCGCCTGTTAATTCCTTCCGATCCATCCGTGGGTGAAATTAAAATTTCATTGCTGCACGCAATCGGAGATCGTTTGAGTGGCGAAGAAATCCACATCGGACAAATGTTGACCCCACCCAATGAAACCGAGCGGGAGTTGTACCGCACCGGCGGCTTCCCTTGGGTGACCGACCTTCACTATTTGTTGCACACCCTTGAGACAACCACCGAGAACCAACCGCCCGATTGGGAGCGAATCTCCTACGAGCCGGGCAACACTGGGCAAACTCAGTTGTTCGCCAGTGTCCTCGAACGGACGTGGGAACAAACTCAAGATTGTCCCGAACTGAACGGGCTGCGAACGGGCTTGCAAGCGCTCGACGGGCATCGAGAGGGTGTGCAAGATGACGAACTGGCCTGGTCGCTATTCACGCATCGTGAGCGGCCAATCGGTTTGTGTTTGGTCAATCCGCGTGAGGGGAATCTTTCTGAAATTGTCTACGTGGGCGTCGTCCCGGAAGCACGTGGCAACGGATACGGACGGGCGATGGTTTCAGACGCATTACGGACTGCTCGGGAGCAACAACATCGTGGTGTCGTGTTAGCGGTCGATTCCCGAAACGAGGTCGCTCGGCGAATCTACCGCGATCTGGGTTTCTCCGAGGTTGATCGGCTCTCGGTTTACTTGCGATTGCTTCACTGA
- the hemL gene encoding glutamate-1-semialdehyde 2,1-aminomutase, translating to MSTSLSHAKSHAEFQRAAQFIPGGVNSPARAFGAVGGQPVIMARGEGPYLYDIDDNRYLDYIGSWGPHILGHRPEFVTSAIQAALETGTSFGAPTALETEMAELVCELVPSVEKVRMVNSGTEATMSAIRVARGFTGRDVIVKFAGCYHGHVDALLVQAGSGALTHGTPSSPGVPAGCTSDTLVLEYNDIEALTAAFQNEGDKIAGVILEPVVGNMGCVLPEPGFLETARELCTKYGSVLIFDEVMTGFRVALGGAQERFGVTPDMTTLGKIIGGGLPVGAYGGREDIMQAVSPTGPVYQAGTLSGNPLAMASGLAMLRELKANPPYERLETLSTKLVDGLHQAAEDAGIPHVLAQCGSMFTLFFNTEKVTSYAVSAQNDTDRFAKYFMGMLDHGIYLPCSQFEANFVSNAHTDDHIESTISGARDVFASLA from the coding sequence ATGTCCACGTCACTTTCCCACGCGAAAAGCCACGCCGAATTTCAGCGAGCCGCGCAGTTCATTCCCGGCGGTGTGAATAGCCCGGCTCGAGCGTTTGGTGCTGTTGGCGGGCAACCGGTGATCATGGCACGCGGGGAAGGCCCGTATCTGTACGACATCGACGACAATCGCTATCTGGATTACATCGGCTCCTGGGGACCGCACATCTTGGGACACCGTCCGGAATTCGTCACCTCAGCCATTCAAGCCGCGTTGGAAACGGGAACCAGTTTTGGCGCACCGACGGCGTTGGAAACGGAGATGGCCGAACTCGTGTGCGAACTGGTGCCCAGCGTGGAAAAAGTCCGCATGGTCAACAGCGGCACTGAAGCCACGATGAGTGCCATTCGTGTCGCTCGTGGATTCACCGGTCGCGATGTCATCGTCAAATTTGCTGGCTGCTACCACGGACATGTGGACGCACTTCTCGTCCAAGCCGGCAGCGGAGCGTTGACGCACGGCACACCGTCCAGTCCCGGTGTGCCAGCCGGGTGCACGTCGGACACGTTGGTCTTGGAATACAACGATATCGAAGCCCTGACCGCGGCCTTCCAAAACGAAGGCGATAAAATTGCCGGGGTGATTCTCGAACCTGTTGTTGGGAACATGGGCTGTGTATTGCCGGAACCAGGATTTTTAGAAACCGCGCGAGAACTATGCACAAAATACGGATCAGTCCTGATCTTTGATGAAGTGATGACCGGTTTTCGCGTCGCGTTGGGCGGTGCTCAGGAACGGTTCGGCGTGACACCGGACATGACGACGCTCGGCAAAATCATTGGGGGCGGTTTGCCGGTCGGTGCATATGGCGGACGGGAAGACATTATGCAAGCGGTGTCTCCGACCGGACCGGTTTACCAAGCGGGCACGCTTTCGGGAAATCCGTTGGCGATGGCGTCGGGACTGGCGATGCTGCGGGAACTCAAAGCCAATCCTCCCTACGAGCGTCTGGAAACATTGAGTACAAAACTGGTCGACGGTCTGCATCAAGCTGCCGAGGACGCGGGAATTCCTCACGTGCTCGCTCAGTGCGGCAGCATGTTCACGCTGTTCTTCAACACGGAGAAAGTCACCAGTTACGCGGTTTCGGCTCAGAACGACACTGATCGGTTCGCGAAATACTTTATGGGCATGCTGGACCACGGAATCTATCTGCCGTGCAGTCAATTCGAAGCGAATTTCGTGTCCAACGCCCACACCGATGACCACATCGAATCCACAATTTCCGGCGCTCGTGACGTCTTCGCCAGCCTCGCCTAA
- a CDS encoding HAD family hydrolase — translation MKALIFDLDGTLVDTVYAHTLAWQRVFAAAGLAVPAYVIHSRIGLNGKLFVRSALREIGKRVTEDESAELRRRHGEAYAEILPERTPLPGAVEILRSLRQMQVPHAVATSGKPTSIKESLAALEFEEETAVVDASHVTHGKPNPETFLTAAKKIDIAPEDCLIVGDAIWDVLAAQRAGMLCVAVLTGGNDRMELIQAGAHRVFRDVGELHANLDQFGFDLEDEPEL, via the coding sequence ATGAAAGCACTAATTTTCGACCTCGACGGTACACTTGTGGACACCGTCTACGCACACACTCTGGCCTGGCAACGCGTGTTCGCGGCAGCGGGGTTGGCGGTCCCGGCGTATGTGATTCATTCGCGAATCGGCTTGAATGGGAAGCTGTTTGTGCGATCGGCGTTGCGGGAGATCGGAAAACGGGTCACCGAAGATGAGTCCGCCGAGCTTCGACGTCGACACGGCGAAGCCTATGCGGAGATACTTCCGGAACGGACCCCGCTTCCCGGTGCGGTGGAGATTCTGCGTTCGCTTCGGCAAATGCAGGTGCCGCATGCCGTTGCGACTTCCGGCAAGCCAACGTCGATCAAAGAATCACTGGCTGCGTTGGAATTCGAAGAAGAAACCGCCGTGGTGGATGCGTCTCACGTCACGCATGGTAAGCCGAATCCTGAGACATTTCTGACGGCGGCCAAAAAAATTGACATCGCCCCAGAGGATTGTCTCATCGTGGGGGATGCCATCTGGGATGTTTTGGCGGCTCAGCGAGCCGGAATGTTGTGTGTGGCGGTTCTTACTGGCGGGAACGACCGCATGGAATTGATCCAAGCCGGTGCCCATCGTGTTTTTCGAGATGTCGGCGAACTTCACGCAAATCTTGATCAGTTCGGTTTCGACTTGGAAGACGAACCCGAACTGTGA
- a CDS encoding diphosphate--fructose-6-phosphate 1-phosphotransferase produces MTNGNAIVGQSGGPTSVINASLVGVVDAAIEANEIETIYGMRFGIEGVLNDQLIALSEQPRDLLDAIRQAPSSALGSTRLKLQDEHFGPILEALKKHNIRYFFMIGGNDTMDTIHRITEYAATQGYELRGVGVPKTVDNDLFGTDHTPGFASAARYVAMSVMQAGVLARDMQKVDQFNIFQTVGRSAGWLPAAAAMARQQSGDAPHIILLPERPFDREAFLAKVKKTQQENGFVSIVCGEGILDADGNPVSASTTRDKFDNVEFGAMGGTSAAMMLHRILSDEFGWRGEFQVTESLQMCAADRGVGLDYDEAYRCGQEAVARGVAGRSGEMVTIDRMSNDPYVIELGSAPLSEVANHERPMPDEFIAADGMDVTDAFMEYVSPLVGELPTYARFS; encoded by the coding sequence ATGACCAACGGAAATGCGATTGTAGGGCAGTCGGGCGGACCGACTTCGGTGATTAATGCTTCACTGGTCGGCGTGGTCGATGCCGCCATCGAAGCCAACGAGATTGAAACCATCTACGGCATGCGTTTCGGTATTGAAGGCGTGTTGAACGACCAACTCATCGCCCTCTCGGAACAACCCCGCGATTTGCTCGACGCGATTCGGCAGGCTCCAAGTAGTGCTCTCGGGTCCACACGTCTCAAACTTCAAGACGAACACTTTGGTCCGATCCTGGAAGCCCTGAAGAAACACAACATTCGATACTTCTTCATGATCGGTGGCAACGACACGATGGACACGATTCATCGCATCACCGAATACGCCGCGACTCAGGGGTATGAACTCCGTGGCGTGGGTGTGCCAAAAACCGTCGACAATGACCTGTTCGGCACCGATCACACTCCCGGCTTCGCCAGTGCCGCTCGCTATGTGGCCATGAGCGTGATGCAAGCGGGGGTGTTGGCCCGTGACATGCAGAAGGTTGATCAATTCAACATCTTCCAAACCGTGGGACGCTCGGCGGGTTGGTTGCCAGCGGCGGCGGCAATGGCTCGTCAGCAATCCGGCGACGCACCGCACATCATCTTGCTGCCCGAACGTCCGTTCGATCGGGAAGCGTTCTTGGCGAAAGTGAAGAAAACCCAACAAGAAAACGGTTTCGTGTCCATCGTTTGCGGTGAAGGAATTCTCGATGCCGACGGCAACCCGGTGAGTGCTTCCACTACGCGAGACAAATTCGACAACGTCGAATTCGGAGCGATGGGGGGAACAAGTGCCGCGATGATGCTCCATCGAATTCTCTCCGACGAGTTTGGTTGGCGAGGAGAATTCCAAGTGACGGAATCACTTCAAATGTGTGCCGCCGATCGTGGAGTCGGGCTCGATTACGACGAAGCCTACCGCTGCGGTCAGGAAGCCGTCGCACGAGGCGTGGCTGGTCGAAGTGGGGAAATGGTGACGATCGACCGTATGTCTAATGATCCCTACGTAATCGAACTAGGATCTGCACCACTATCCGAAGTCGCCAACCATGAGCGTCCCATGCCAGACGAATTCATCGCGGCCGATGGGATGGATGTGACGGACGCATTCATGGAGTACGTTAGCCCGTTGGTCGGTGAACTCCCGACCTACGCCCGATTCAGCTAA
- a CDS encoding glutamine amidotransferase, with amino-acid sequence MAPILYCGDTNLETAASYLAGMMASWGWEFDYVPSDQPITPDEMQPRDLVILSDYPADQMNDAAQTALLSSVEAGTGLIMIGGWESFHGFGGDWDRTKIADALPVTLQTEDDRINCDQSALVRVLQNHPAVDGLPWQDRPPCIGGFNRFHAKPDAKTLLAADRLQIAIAESEAIEFNVRETHPLLVVGKYGQGQTAALATDVAPHWVGGWVDWGDGRVQGQADGAEAIEVGDSYAQFWRQLLSSLRRSLPT; translated from the coding sequence ATGGCTCCCATTCTTTATTGCGGTGACACCAACCTGGAGACTGCCGCCTCGTATCTGGCTGGCATGATGGCTTCATGGGGCTGGGAATTCGATTACGTTCCCAGCGATCAACCAATCACGCCGGACGAGATGCAACCCCGTGACTTGGTGATTCTCTCGGACTATCCCGCCGACCAAATGAACGACGCTGCCCAAACCGCGTTGTTGAGTTCGGTCGAAGCGGGAACCGGTTTGATCATGATTGGCGGCTGGGAGTCCTTCCACGGATTCGGTGGGGATTGGGATCGCACAAAGATTGCCGACGCACTGCCTGTGACGCTGCAAACCGAGGACGACCGCATCAATTGCGATCAATCCGCCCTCGTGCGCGTCCTGCAAAATCATCCCGCGGTCGATGGACTTCCCTGGCAAGACCGTCCGCCTTGCATCGGGGGATTCAATCGGTTCCACGCAAAACCCGATGCGAAAACGCTGCTGGCTGCTGATCGTCTTCAGATTGCGATTGCTGAGTCTGAAGCGATCGAATTCAACGTCCGCGAAACGCATCCGCTATTGGTGGTCGGGAAGTATGGCCAGGGGCAAACGGCGGCACTCGCGACGGATGTGGCTCCGCACTGGGTTGGTGGTTGGGTCGATTGGGGTGATGGACGCGTGCAAGGCCAAGCAGACGGTGCCGAAGCTATTGAAGTGGGTGATTCCTACGCCCAATTCTGGCGACAGTTGCTATCGTCTCTGCGACGATCACTTCCCACTTAG
- a CDS encoding GNAT family N-acetyltransferase: protein MSSSEPETCVVRPAHSQDVTELASFIEPFVELGQLLPRTPDELDGLVHHGFVAVLNDRIVGFAALEVYSKKLAEVRSLAVDPNTRGHGVGKRLVQACIDRAREMHVLEVMAVTATEEFFRACGFDFTLPGQKKAMFIQTRDQV from the coding sequence ATGTCCAGTTCCGAACCCGAAACCTGCGTTGTTCGACCCGCGCACTCACAGGATGTGACGGAGTTGGCCAGCTTTATCGAACCGTTCGTTGAACTCGGCCAGCTTCTACCACGAACGCCGGACGAGCTTGATGGATTGGTCCATCATGGATTTGTCGCGGTGCTGAACGATCGGATTGTCGGGTTTGCGGCACTTGAGGTGTATTCGAAGAAACTCGCCGAGGTGCGGAGTTTGGCGGTCGATCCGAATACTCGCGGGCATGGCGTAGGCAAACGACTCGTGCAAGCTTGCATCGATCGGGCGCGTGAGATGCACGTGCTCGAAGTGATGGCCGTCACCGCAACAGAAGAATTCTTCAGGGCCTGTGGATTCGATTTCACCTTGCCCGGCCAGAAGAAAGCGATGTTCATTCAGACTCGCGATCAAGTGTGA
- a CDS encoding DUF447 domain-containing protein has translation MILEGIVTTRNANGTVNVAPMGPIVSPTMQTLRLRPFQTSTTYQNLKRGGEGVFHVTDDVLLITRAALGLLEQTPPTFAAETIAGEVLADACRWYEFRVSSLDDSQDRTEIDASVIHTGRLRDFLGFNRAKHAVIEAAILATRIHLLDANDLQRQIEALRSPVEKTAGSAEREAFALVESFISERLTAACGEST, from the coding sequence ATGATTCTTGAAGGTATCGTCACCACTCGCAATGCGAACGGAACCGTGAACGTGGCCCCGATGGGACCGATCGTTTCACCGACGATGCAAACACTTCGATTGCGTCCGTTTCAAACATCAACGACCTATCAGAATTTGAAACGTGGCGGCGAAGGCGTGTTTCATGTGACGGATGATGTGCTTCTCATCACCCGCGCGGCATTGGGATTGTTAGAGCAGACTCCGCCGACATTTGCAGCAGAGACAATCGCTGGCGAGGTGCTTGCGGATGCGTGTCGTTGGTACGAATTTCGGGTCAGTTCGCTGGACGATTCTCAGGACCGTACGGAGATTGACGCGAGCGTGATTCATACCGGACGGCTTCGTGATTTTCTCGGTTTCAATCGCGCGAAACACGCGGTGATCGAGGCGGCAATTTTGGCAACGCGGATTCATCTGCTGGATGCCAACGATCTTCAGCGACAGATCGAAGCACTGCGTTCGCCAGTCGAGAAAACGGCCGGTTCCGCCGAACGGGAGGCCTTCGCACTCGTCGAGAGTTTCATTTCCGAGCGGTTGACGGCGGCGTGTGGTGAATCGACATGA
- a CDS encoding GHMP family kinase ATP-binding protein, whose amino-acid sequence MTTIHVETGCRLHFGLLSQPGTDHGRFAGVGMMLESPGVRLIALESMADGVIADKFTTAARDRVRTFMERFRESSPDAFPNCEILVDSAIPSHAGLGSGTQLGLATATAIERLSARQEFVSPWTLAEWVGRGRRSGIGIAGSRTGGLLLDSGEQQSGEHRVRRIAVPKSWRVVLITPLDETGLSGAAELRAFDELPPTSRSEVDRLWKLGTERLAPSVEHADFAAFSEAVYEYGFGVGQTFAAVQGGPFANSTTGAIVEFLRVSGVRGVGQTSWGPTVFAFAADRKSAGMIVESLHSQPHFGRLATHITRPRNTGMAITPADPRK is encoded by the coding sequence ATGACGACAATTCATGTGGAGACTGGTTGCCGACTTCATTTTGGTTTGCTCTCTCAACCGGGCACAGATCATGGTCGGTTCGCGGGTGTCGGAATGATGCTGGAATCGCCCGGCGTCCGCCTGATTGCTTTGGAATCGATGGCCGACGGTGTTATCGCCGACAAGTTTACCACCGCTGCTCGTGACCGTGTGCGGACATTTATGGAGCGGTTTCGGGAATCCTCACCGGACGCGTTTCCGAACTGTGAGATCCTCGTCGATTCAGCGATTCCATCCCACGCGGGGCTTGGTTCTGGAACGCAACTTGGGTTAGCCACTGCAACGGCGATCGAGCGACTTTCCGCCCGCCAAGAATTCGTGAGTCCTTGGACTCTCGCAGAGTGGGTTGGTCGCGGAAGACGGTCGGGCATTGGCATCGCGGGTAGCCGCACCGGCGGTTTGCTGCTCGATTCTGGAGAACAGCAAAGCGGCGAACACCGTGTGCGACGCATCGCCGTACCGAAGTCGTGGCGGGTCGTGCTGATCACCCCGCTGGACGAAACCGGTTTGTCTGGTGCCGCCGAGTTGCGAGCCTTCGACGAGTTGCCGCCAACATCGCGGTCTGAGGTCGATCGCTTATGGAAACTGGGTACGGAACGTCTTGCCCCTAGCGTGGAACACGCTGATTTCGCGGCGTTTTCCGAAGCGGTTTACGAGTACGGATTTGGTGTCGGCCAAACATTCGCAGCCGTCCAGGGCGGCCCGTTTGCGAACTCCACGACAGGAGCGATCGTGGAGTTCTTGCGGGTGAGTGGAGTGCGTGGTGTCGGTCAAACGTCATGGGGACCAACGGTGTTCGCGTTTGCGGCCGATCGGAAATCCGCCGGCATGATTGTGGAATCGCTGCACTCGCAACCCCATTTCGGGCGGCTGGCGACTCACATCACCCGCCCCCGAAACACGGGAATGGCCATCACACCTGCCGATCCACGCAAATGA
- a CDS encoding DUF1559 family PulG-like putative transporter — MRSGLLCVAAWMLILSGVQAQQPQSAFPVRYVPKHALLAVGIRPAQMLSSDTVRKLVPLFQNGRLLNPLHGVPIENVERLMISLSIIDPAIGRFHTAFILQTQEPIDQDTVIETAIPQNRVILYGGQRYRKDTDSQFRPVSVWFPDEKTLIVAEGDGAMETVIDSAAMKTPPVWHSHVKPDASVMAYENVSRGQELIEMGMEMMRQMSRNRRHATRPLMFPADPSLVVLEPFLGMFAPLWQDVDTMVWNVSVGDDMQLEVVADVEENGSVEAVEETLDAVRLLKKNAFAYLAKHDQKTNDAFSKAFSAFLQMSDDLLKTTKITREERTIRVTASWSGEKMEKTIASMVPTMIELRARSRRIQSKNNMKHLGIAMHNYHDVHGQFPPPVITGPDGKTPVSWRVAILPYIEANELHKQYHFDEPWDSEHNKKLLDQMPSVYRHPDDETESTNTSYFAIVGEKTAFGPKDGDGIRFADIFDGSSNTWMIVEAKKKVPWTKPDDIAYDPEAKKLPVFGGWYKDGFHAAFCDGAVRFIEKTLEDETVRKLIERNDGQIVEFPR; from the coding sequence ATGCGAAGCGGCCTTCTCTGTGTCGCCGCCTGGATGCTGATATTATCCGGAGTTCAAGCCCAACAACCGCAATCGGCGTTTCCGGTTCGGTATGTACCGAAACATGCGTTGCTAGCCGTGGGGATTCGACCGGCTCAGATGTTGTCCTCTGACACCGTACGAAAGTTGGTCCCACTTTTCCAGAACGGACGGCTACTCAACCCGCTGCATGGTGTGCCGATCGAGAACGTGGAACGATTGATGATTTCGCTTTCGATCATTGATCCCGCGATCGGTCGTTTCCACACGGCATTCATCCTACAGACCCAAGAACCGATCGACCAAGACACCGTCATCGAAACGGCAATTCCACAGAACCGAGTCATTCTTTACGGCGGGCAACGCTATCGTAAAGATACGGACTCCCAATTCCGTCCGGTTTCCGTTTGGTTCCCTGATGAGAAAACCCTGATCGTCGCCGAAGGCGATGGAGCGATGGAAACCGTCATCGACTCCGCCGCGATGAAGACCCCACCCGTATGGCATTCCCACGTCAAACCGGATGCCTCGGTCATGGCCTACGAGAACGTCTCGCGAGGCCAGGAACTCATTGAGATGGGCATGGAAATGATGCGGCAAATGTCACGGAATCGTCGGCATGCCACTCGCCCACTGATGTTTCCAGCGGACCCGTCTTTGGTCGTGCTCGAACCGTTCTTGGGAATGTTCGCCCCACTCTGGCAAGACGTGGACACCATGGTCTGGAATGTCAGTGTGGGCGATGACATGCAGCTAGAAGTCGTTGCAGATGTCGAGGAAAACGGTTCGGTGGAAGCCGTCGAGGAAACGCTCGATGCGGTTCGGTTGTTGAAGAAAAACGCATTCGCGTATTTGGCGAAGCACGATCAAAAAACGAACGACGCTTTCTCCAAAGCGTTCTCGGCGTTCCTGCAAATGTCGGATGATCTGCTGAAGACGACCAAGATCACACGCGAAGAACGGACCATCCGTGTGACGGCGAGTTGGTCGGGGGAGAAAATGGAAAAGACGATCGCCTCAATGGTTCCCACGATGATCGAACTTCGCGCGAGAAGCCGTCGCATTCAATCGAAGAACAATATGAAACATCTCGGCATCGCCATGCACAATTATCACGATGTGCACGGCCAGTTCCCGCCGCCGGTCATCACTGGTCCTGATGGGAAAACGCCGGTCAGTTGGCGAGTCGCCATTTTGCCGTACATCGAAGCCAACGAACTACACAAGCAGTACCACTTCGACGAACCGTGGGACAGCGAGCACAACAAGAAATTGCTCGACCAAATGCCGTCCGTTTATCGCCATCCCGACGACGAAACGGAGTCCACGAACACGAGCTACTTTGCGATCGTCGGCGAGAAAACCGCGTTCGGTCCCAAAGACGGCGACGGAATTCGTTTCGCCGATATCTTTGATGGCTCATCGAACACCTGGATGATTGTCGAAGCCAAAAAGAAAGTCCCATGGACCAAACCCGACGACATCGCCTACGACCCCGAAGCGAAGAAACTGCCCGTATTCGGCGGTTGGTACAAAGACGGGTTTCATGCGGCATTCTGTGATGGAGCCGTTCGATTCATCGAGAAAACACTCGAAGACGAAACCGTCCGCAAACTCATCGAACGGAATGATGGGCAGATCGTCGAATTTCCGCGATAG
- a CDS encoding phytanoyl-CoA dioxygenase family protein — protein sequence MNEPLAASHSTAMEFSTDELTFFEQNGFAIARGLCEESLRTELLQLTLDGLHRDLQPIEYEADVHYPGSPESRTATGGRTARRLKQAHSRGIAFTEWAMHPKVVGRLRQLLGPELVMPLAHHNCVMTKQPEFSSDTGWHQDIRYWSFAERELVSVWLALGAENAQNGCLQVIPGSHRMLFDRERFDDDLFFRTDLPENQELIRQKVMVELNPGDVLFFHCRTFHAASRNHTSETKYSLVNTYRPEMNRPRPGTRSGTWPELVIPSPGSP from the coding sequence ATGAATGAACCGTTGGCCGCTTCGCATTCGACCGCGATGGAATTCTCGACCGACGAACTCACGTTCTTCGAGCAAAACGGATTCGCGATCGCGCGGGGACTTTGCGAAGAAAGCTTGCGAACGGAGTTGTTGCAGCTCACGCTCGACGGACTTCACAGAGATTTGCAGCCAATCGAGTACGAAGCCGACGTGCACTACCCGGGTTCGCCGGAATCACGAACGGCTACCGGCGGTCGAACCGCAAGACGGCTCAAGCAAGCCCATAGTCGAGGCATCGCGTTCACGGAATGGGCGATGCATCCGAAAGTCGTCGGGCGATTACGACAACTGCTTGGTCCCGAATTGGTTATGCCGCTGGCTCATCACAACTGCGTGATGACCAAGCAACCGGAATTCAGCAGTGACACGGGTTGGCATCAGGATATTCGGTATTGGTCGTTCGCCGAACGCGAGTTGGTCAGCGTATGGTTGGCGCTCGGGGCAGAAAACGCTCAGAACGGTTGTTTGCAAGTCATCCCAGGTTCGCATCGTATGCTGTTCGACCGAGAACGATTTGACGACGATTTGTTCTTCCGAACCGATCTCCCGGAGAATCAAGAACTCATTCGTCAGAAAGTGATGGTGGAATTGAATCCTGGCGATGTGCTGTTCTTTCACTGCCGGACATTCCACGCGGCGTCTCGGAATCACACGAGTGAGACGAAGTATTCCCTGGTCAACACCTATCGTCCGGAAATGAACCGACCGCGTCCGGGGACGCGATCCGGGACTTGGCCGGAGTTGGTCATCCCGTCGCCGGGTTCACCGTAG
- a CDS encoding 2Fe-2S iron-sulfur cluster-binding protein, with amino-acid sequence MPTVNFVNEKKKVEVPEGANLRKEALKAGIPIHPSMNRVLNCKGLGSCGTCRVLVRKGVENVSKQGLREKLRFLAGPLLFFARLGKEDQLRLACQTKVKGDCEIETQPDSNWHGEKFWA; translated from the coding sequence ATGCCCACGGTTAATTTCGTCAACGAGAAGAAAAAGGTCGAAGTTCCCGAAGGAGCGAACTTGCGGAAAGAAGCCCTGAAAGCGGGCATCCCGATTCATCCTTCCATGAACCGCGTTCTCAATTGCAAAGGCTTGGGATCGTGCGGGACTTGCCGGGTGCTGGTTCGCAAAGGCGTCGAGAATGTCAGCAAACAGGGGCTTCGCGAGAAATTGCGATTCCTCGCAGGACCGCTGTTGTTCTTCGCTCGCTTGGGGAAAGAAGACCAACTTCGTCTCGCTTGCCAAACGAAAGTCAAAGGCGATTGCGAAATCGAAACGCAACCTGACAGCAATTGGCACGGCGAAAAATTCTGGGCCTAA